A stretch of Triticum aestivum cultivar Chinese Spring chromosome 1D, IWGSC CS RefSeq v2.1, whole genome shotgun sequence DNA encodes these proteins:
- the LOC123183429 gene encoding UDP-glucose 4-epimerase 1, whose translation MVSAVLRTILVTGGAGYIGSHTVLQLLLQGFRVLVVDSLDNASEEAIRRVRQLANAPQNSLDFRKVDLRDKEALDQIFSTQRFEAVIHFAGLKAVGESVDKPLLYYDNNLIGTITLLQVMAAHGCKKLVFSSSATVYGWPKEVPCTEEFPLSATNPYGRTKLVIEDICRDLQRSDPDWKIILLRYFNPVGAHPSGYIGEDPLGVPNNLMPYVQQVAVGRRPALTVYGTDYNTKDGTGVRDYIHVVDLADGHIAALRKLYEDSDRIGCEVYNLGTGKGTSVLEMVAAFEKACGKKIPLVYAGRRAGDAETVYAATAKAEKELKWKAKYGVEEMCRDLWNWASKNPYGYGSSDNGH comes from the exons atggtgtcTGCGGTGCTTCGGACGATCCTGGTGACGGGCGGCGCGGGGTACATCGGCAGCCACACCGTGCTGCAGCTGCTCCTCCAGGGCTTCCGCGTCCTCGTCGTCGACAGCCTCGACAACGCCTCCGAGGAGGCCATCCGCCGCGTGCGCCAACTCGCCAACGCGCCCCAGAACAGCCTCGACTTCCGCAAG GTGGACCTTCGTGACAAGGAGGCGCTCGACCAAATCTTCTCTACCCAAAG GTTCGAGGCTGTGATCCACTTTGCCGGGCTGAAAGCCGTCGGGGAGAGCGTGGACAAGCCCCTGCTTTACTACGACAACAACCTCATCGGCACCATCACCCTCCTCCAGGTCATGGCCGCACATGGCTGCAAGAAG CTTGTCTTCTCATCATCAGCCACTGTCTACGGGTGGCCCAAGGAGGTGCCCTGCACCGAGGAGTTCCCGCTCTCCGCGACCAACCCTTACGGCCGGACTAAG CTCGTCATTGAAGACATCTGCCGTGACCTCCAGCGCTCGGACCCCGACTGGAAGATCATACTGCTCAGGTACTTCAACCCGGTCGGCGCCCACCCCAGTGGCTACATCGGGGAAGACCCCCTCGGAGTCCCCAACAACCTGATGCCCTATGTCCAGCAAGTCGCTGTCGGGAGGCGGCCTGCGCTCACGGTTTACGGGACCGACTACAACACCAAGGATGGAACAGGG GTACGTGACTACATCCATGTTGTTGACCTGGCTGACGGCCACATCGCCGCCCTGAGGAAGCTCTACGAAGATTCTGACAGAATAG GGTGTGAAGTGTACAATCTGGGCACTGGAAAGGGGACGTCCGTGCTGGAGATGGTTGCCGCATTCGAGAAGGCTTGCGGAAAG AAAATCCCTCTGGTTTATGCTGGAAGAAGAGCTGGAGATGCTGAGACGGTGTACGCTGCCACCGCCAAAGCAGAGAAGGAGCTCAAGTGGAA GGCCAAGTATGGGGTGGAGGAGATGTGCAGAGACCTGTGGAACTGGGCCAGCAAGAACCCCTACGGCTACGGATCCAGCGACAACGGCCACTGA